The following proteins come from a genomic window of Coffea arabica cultivar ET-39 chromosome 11c, Coffea Arabica ET-39 HiFi, whole genome shotgun sequence:
- the LOC140016817 gene encoding protein NEOXANTHIN-DEFICIENT 1-like isoform X2, whose product MDHRKTHSPSGYGKPPWVFRGSALYQLHLVKAETARAFIPKEFRLVEAFGYTLGGFFLANYDDSPAGKFDELVVIAGTVWNPPTSCAWAARVLVNSDEACIHGQKDIGLPSQVAKFSKTVRAIAKTSETKTSGFLNMVGMFSLDGPKNSMDVQVSEMKGMEEMNICNINFSAPASELESSGWMGPLVKLSLPSFSGRTKYNRHLLKYSCQIECRVRAVAPAKVLGPPPPAVDVDEERSCRELRKKKRSLSVSVLLSKPILALQFNRLEMKVEAPTTVCKR is encoded by the exons ATGGATCATAGAAAAACGCATTCTCCATCCGGATATGGCAAACCCCCCTGGGTATTCAGAGGCAG CGCCCTATACCAGCTCCATCTTGTCAAAGCAGAGACTGCTCGAGCTTTCATCCCCAAGGAGTTCAGATTGGTTGAAGCTTTTGG GTACACTCTTGGTGGATTCTTTCTCGCTAATTATGATGACAGCCCTGCTGGGAAATTTGATGAG CTTGTGGTGATTGCAGGCACTGTATGGAACCCACCAACATCTTGTGC ATGGGCTGCCAGGGTGCTGGTGAACAGTGATGAAGCTTGCATTCATGGACAAAAG GATATTGGACTTCCAAGCCAAGTTGCAAAATTTTCAAAG ACAGTTAGAGCAATTGCAAAGACTTCAGAAACTAAAACCAGTGGATTCCTGAATATGGTTGGCATGTTTAGTCTTGATGGCCCTAAAAATTCTATGGACGTACAAGTGTCTGAAATGAAGGGTATGGAAGAGATGAATATCTGCAACATCAACTTTAGTGCCCCTG CCTCTGAACTGGAGTCCAGCGGGTGGATGGGTCCACTTGTTAAACTGTCGCTTCCGAGCTTTAG TGGGCGGACCAAGTACAACCGTCACCTCCTCAAGTATTCTTGCCAGATTGAGTGCAG GGTGAGAGCAGTGGCACCTGCAAAAGTATTAGGGCCTCCTCCCCCTGCTGTGGATGTAGATGAAGAAAGATCTTGCAGAGAgttgaggaaaaagaaaagaagcctCAGCGTGTCAGTGTTGCTATCCAAACCAATTTTAGCGCTGCAGTTCAATCGTCTGGAAATGAAGGTTGAAGCCCCAACAACGGTCTGTAAACGCTAA
- the LOC140016817 gene encoding protein NEOXANTHIN-DEFICIENT 1-like isoform X6, whose amino-acid sequence MANPPGYSEAAPYTSSILSKQRLLELSSPRSSDWLKLLGTLLVDSFSLIMMTALLGNLMRHCMEPTNILCIANNNAQWCNQSSVFMVSSVPLKHRWAARVLVNSDEACIHGQKVGIRYWTSKPSCKIFKASELESSGWMGPLVKLSLPSFSGRTKYNRHLLKYSCQIECRVRAVAPAKVLGPPPPAVDVDEERSCRELRKKKRSLSVSVLLSKPILALQFNRLEMKVEAPTTVCKR is encoded by the exons ATGGCAAACCCCCCTGGGTATTCAGAGGCAG CGCCCTATACCAGCTCCATCTTGTCAAAGCAGAGACTGCTCGAGCTTTCATCCCCAAGGAGTTCAGATTGGTTGAAGCTTTTGG GTACACTCTTGGTGGATTCTTTCTCGCTAATTATGATGACAGCCCTGCTGGGAAATTTGATGAG GCACTGTATGGAACCCACCAACATCTTGTGC ATAGCAAATAACAATGCCCAGTGGTGTAATCAGAGCAGTGTTTTTATGGTATCCTCTGTTCCTTTGAAACACAGATGGGCTGCCAGGGTGCTGGTGAACAGTGATGAAGCTTGCATTCATGGACAAAAGGTAGGAATCA GATATTGGACTTCCAAGCCAAGTTGCAAAATTTTCAAAG CCTCTGAACTGGAGTCCAGCGGGTGGATGGGTCCACTTGTTAAACTGTCGCTTCCGAGCTTTAG TGGGCGGACCAAGTACAACCGTCACCTCCTCAAGTATTCTTGCCAGATTGAGTGCAG GGTGAGAGCAGTGGCACCTGCAAAAGTATTAGGGCCTCCTCCCCCTGCTGTGGATGTAGATGAAGAAAGATCTTGCAGAGAgttgaggaaaaagaaaagaagcctCAGCGTGTCAGTGTTGCTATCCAAACCAATTTTAGCGCTGCAGTTCAATCGTCTGGAAATGAAGGTTGAAGCCCCAACAACGGTCTGTAAACGCTAA
- the LOC113719161 gene encoding coiled-coil domain-containing protein SCD2 isoform X1, with amino-acid sequence MEGKMNDIPATAYARRLNTESGTAATDGSSSPARHSRSTSVTAISNIKRNQHYAAKAAAQRLAQVMASQAAASPDNDDDDDDDHDQEDLHFRFTAHPPRSLPKTLNTSAVTNTNANTNASKAALNPPAAVPSTKINRSSSTELTRNIVEEGSSIRSASTGRPSMSIRTIPSVPPPKPSLKTPMPIPLIDPPTSKQREKRFSPDLGQLNLKDEGGQREASALHDELDMLKEENENLLEKLRVAEESCEEAEARVKELEKQVAALGEGVSLEAKLLSRKEAELRRREAALKEAKQAKDGTDMEILSLRSAAKNAKTEATSAADQLQEAESEVRALHSMTQRMVLTQNEMEEVVLKRCWLARYWGLAAKYGICADIAFGKFEYWSSLAPLPFEVVISAGQKAKEESWERDDSNPERGKLVQDFNDLTGEGYIESMLSVEMGLKELASLKVEDAIILALAQQRRPNSSRISVSDIKSPGDPKFTEASELSPEESEDVLFKEAWLTYFWRRAKSHGIEEEIANKRVQFWISRSVHSPTSHDVVDVEQGLMELRKLDIEQRLWEASRKEIDHNQPSALSNGRKSPMPSKKPVG; translated from the exons atggagGGGAAGATGAATGATATTCCGGCGACAGCTTATGCTCGCCGCTTGAATACCGAATCAGGCACTGCTGCCACCGACGGCTCATCCTCTCCGGCGCGCCATTCTCGCTCCACTTCCGTAACCGCCATTTCCAACATTAAGCGCAACCAGCACTATGCTGCTAAAGCTGCTGCTCAGCGCCTCGCTCAGGTCATGGCTTCTCAGGCTGCTGCTTCTCCGGATAATGACGACGACGACGATGATGACCACGACCAAGAAGACCTCCACTTCAGATTTACTGCTCATCCTCCAAGGTCTCTCCCCAAAACCCTCAACACTAGTGCCGTTACTAACACTAACGCCAATACCAATGCTAGCAAGGCCGCCCTCAATCCTCCTGCTGCTGTTCCTTCTACTAAGATCAACAGATCTTCCTCGACTGAG cTGACTCGAAACATAGTGGAGGAAGGTTCTTCAATTCGTTCAGCATCAACTGGAAGGCCATCCATGTCAATTCGGACCATCCCATCTGTGCCGCCTCCTAAACCATCACTCAAGACTCCAATGCCTATACCACTGATAGATCCTCCTACAAGCAAACAAAGAGAGAAAAG GTTCTCACCAGATCTAGGTCAGTTAAATTTGAAGGATGAAGGAGGTCAGCGTGAGGCTTCTGCACTTCATGATGAA CTTGATATgctaaaagaagaaaatgaaaatcttCTTGAAAAG CTCAGAGTTGCAGAAGAGAGTTGTGAAGAAGCGGAAGCTAGAGTAAAGGAGCTTGAGAAACAG GTTGCTGCTCTTGGTGAAGGAGTCTCTTTGGAAGCTAAATTGTTAAGCAG AAAGGAAGCTGAATTGCGCCGGAGAGAG GCTGCACTTAAAGAGGCAAAACAAGCAAAAGATGGTACAGATATGGAAATTTTATCCTTGAGATCTGCTGCTAAG AATGCAAAAACTGAAGCCACATCAGCTGCGGATCAGCTTCAGGAAGCTGAATCTGAAGTCAGAGCTCTGCACTCAATGACTCAGAGAATGGTTTTGACACAAAATGAAATG gaggAAGTTGTCCTTAAAAGGTGTTGGCTTGCACGTTATTGGGGTCTAGCTGCTAAGTATG GTATCTGTGCTGATATTGCATTTGGGAAGTTTGAATACTGGTCATCATTAGCACCTCTTCCTTTTGAAGTTGTCATTTCAGCTGGACAGAAGGCTAAGGAGGAAAGCTGGGAGAGAG ATGATTCCAATCCGGAGAGAGGAAAGCTTGTTCAGGACTTCAATGACCTGACAGGAGAAGGTTATATTGAGAGTATGCTATCTGTAGAAATGGGGTTGAAGGAGCTTGCTTCATTGAAG GTTGAGGATGCCATTATTCTTGCATTGGCCCAACAAAGGCGGCCAAATTCTTCTAGGATCTCTGTTTCAG ATATCAAGTCACCAGGGGATCCAAAGTTCACGGAAGCATCTG AACTAAGTCCAGAGGAATCTGAGGATGTCCTCTTCAAGGAG GCATGGCTTACTTACTTCTGGAGAAGAGCAAAATCCCACGGCATAGAGGAGGAAATAGCCAACAAACGAGTTCAATTTTGGATAAGCCGCAGTGTGCATTCACCAACTTCTCATGATGTAGTTGATG TGGAGCAAGGCTTGATGGAATTGCGGAAATTAGATATTGAGCAACGACTATGGGAGGCATCCCGCAAAGAGATTGACCACAACCAGCCTTCTGCCCTTTCCAATGGACGGAAATCTCCCATGCCATCAAAGAAACCTGTTGGGTAG
- the LOC140016817 gene encoding protein NEOXANTHIN-DEFICIENT 1-like isoform X8 has protein sequence MEPTNILCIANNNAQWCNQSSVFMVSSVPLKHRWAARVLVNSDEACIHGQKDIGLPSQVAKFSKTVRAIAKTSETKTSGFLNMVGMFSLDGPKNSMDVQVSEMKGMEEMNICNINFSAPASELESSGWMGPLVKLSLPSFSGRTKYNRHLLKYSCQIECRVRAVAPAKVLGPPPPAVDVDEERSCRELRKKKRSLSVSVLLSKPILALQFNRLEMKVEAPTTVCKR, from the exons ATGGAACCCACCAACATCTTGTGC ATAGCAAATAACAATGCCCAGTGGTGTAATCAGAGCAGTGTTTTTATGGTATCCTCTGTTCCTTTGAAACACAGATGGGCTGCCAGGGTGCTGGTGAACAGTGATGAAGCTTGCATTCATGGACAAAAG GATATTGGACTTCCAAGCCAAGTTGCAAAATTTTCAAAG ACAGTTAGAGCAATTGCAAAGACTTCAGAAACTAAAACCAGTGGATTCCTGAATATGGTTGGCATGTTTAGTCTTGATGGCCCTAAAAATTCTATGGACGTACAAGTGTCTGAAATGAAGGGTATGGAAGAGATGAATATCTGCAACATCAACTTTAGTGCCCCTG CCTCTGAACTGGAGTCCAGCGGGTGGATGGGTCCACTTGTTAAACTGTCGCTTCCGAGCTTTAG TGGGCGGACCAAGTACAACCGTCACCTCCTCAAGTATTCTTGCCAGATTGAGTGCAG GGTGAGAGCAGTGGCACCTGCAAAAGTATTAGGGCCTCCTCCCCCTGCTGTGGATGTAGATGAAGAAAGATCTTGCAGAGAgttgaggaaaaagaaaagaagcctCAGCGTGTCAGTGTTGCTATCCAAACCAATTTTAGCGCTGCAGTTCAATCGTCTGGAAATGAAGGTTGAAGCCCCAACAACGGTCTGTAAACGCTAA
- the LOC140016817 gene encoding uncharacterized protein isoform X5 — protein sequence MDHRKTHSPSGYGKPPWVFRGSALYQLHLVKAETARAFIPKEFRLVEAFGYTLGGFFLANYDDSPAGKFDELVVIAGTVWNPPTSCAWAARVLVNSDEACIHGQKVGIRYWTSKPSCKIFKGRIRSSNNFSLELLVLWSFWNLNLLIIFLAIFLWLQTFQWQPLNWSPAGGWVHLLNCRFRALVGGPSTTVTSSSILARLSAGFSLLFCMYSSCHSIFRLLAKPLLESFLPAIRRVLFQIH from the exons ATGGATCATAGAAAAACGCATTCTCCATCCGGATATGGCAAACCCCCCTGGGTATTCAGAGGCAG CGCCCTATACCAGCTCCATCTTGTCAAAGCAGAGACTGCTCGAGCTTTCATCCCCAAGGAGTTCAGATTGGTTGAAGCTTTTGG GTACACTCTTGGTGGATTCTTTCTCGCTAATTATGATGACAGCCCTGCTGGGAAATTTGATGAG CTTGTGGTGATTGCAGGCACTGTATGGAACCCACCAACATCTTGTGC ATGGGCTGCCAGGGTGCTGGTGAACAGTGATGAAGCTTGCATTCATGGACAAAAGGTAGGAATCA GATATTGGACTTCCAAGCCAAGTTGCAAAATTTTCAAAG GAAGAATCAGATCGTCCAACAATTTTTCACTTGAGTTGCTAGTTTTATGGAGCTTCTGGAACTTAAATCTGCTGATCATCTTTCTGGCAATTTTTTTGTGGTTGCAAACTTTTCAATGGCAGCCTCTGAACTGGAGTCCAGCGGGTGGATGGGTCCACTTGTTAAACTGTCGCTTCCGAGCTTTAG TGGGCGGACCAAGTACAACCGTCACCTCCTCAAGTATTCTTGCCAGATTGAGTGCAGGTTTCTCTTTGCTCTTTTGCATGTATTCGAGCTGTCATTCAATATTTAGACTGCTAGCGAAGCCATTGTTGGAGTCTTTTCTGCCTGCCATACGGAGGGTTCTTTTCCAAATACATTAA
- the LOC140016817 gene encoding protein NEOXANTHIN-DEFICIENT 1-like isoform X1 — MANPPGYSEAAPYTSSILSKQRLLELSSPRSSDWLKLLGTLLVDSFSLIMMTALLGNLMRHCMEPTNILCIANNNAQWCNQSSVFMVSSVPLKHRWAARVLVNSDEACIHGQKDIGLPSQVAKFSKTVRAIAKTSETKTSGFLNMVGMFSLDGPKNSMDVQVSEMKGMEEMNICNINFSAPASELESSGWMGPLVKLSLPSFSGRTKYNRHLLKYSCQIECRVRAVAPAKVLGPPPPAVDVDEERSCRELRKKKRSLSVSVLLSKPILALQFNRLEMKVEAPTTVCKR; from the exons ATGGCAAACCCCCCTGGGTATTCAGAGGCAG CGCCCTATACCAGCTCCATCTTGTCAAAGCAGAGACTGCTCGAGCTTTCATCCCCAAGGAGTTCAGATTGGTTGAAGCTTTTGG GTACACTCTTGGTGGATTCTTTCTCGCTAATTATGATGACAGCCCTGCTGGGAAATTTGATGAG GCACTGTATGGAACCCACCAACATCTTGTGC ATAGCAAATAACAATGCCCAGTGGTGTAATCAGAGCAGTGTTTTTATGGTATCCTCTGTTCCTTTGAAACACAGATGGGCTGCCAGGGTGCTGGTGAACAGTGATGAAGCTTGCATTCATGGACAAAAG GATATTGGACTTCCAAGCCAAGTTGCAAAATTTTCAAAG ACAGTTAGAGCAATTGCAAAGACTTCAGAAACTAAAACCAGTGGATTCCTGAATATGGTTGGCATGTTTAGTCTTGATGGCCCTAAAAATTCTATGGACGTACAAGTGTCTGAAATGAAGGGTATGGAAGAGATGAATATCTGCAACATCAACTTTAGTGCCCCTG CCTCTGAACTGGAGTCCAGCGGGTGGATGGGTCCACTTGTTAAACTGTCGCTTCCGAGCTTTAG TGGGCGGACCAAGTACAACCGTCACCTCCTCAAGTATTCTTGCCAGATTGAGTGCAG GGTGAGAGCAGTGGCACCTGCAAAAGTATTAGGGCCTCCTCCCCCTGCTGTGGATGTAGATGAAGAAAGATCTTGCAGAGAgttgaggaaaaagaaaagaagcctCAGCGTGTCAGTGTTGCTATCCAAACCAATTTTAGCGCTGCAGTTCAATCGTCTGGAAATGAAGGTTGAAGCCCCAACAACGGTCTGTAAACGCTAA
- the LOC113719161 gene encoding coiled-coil domain-containing protein SCD2 isoform X2, whose product MSIRTIPSVPPPKPSLKTPMPIPLIDPPTSKQREKRFSPDLGQLNLKDEGGQREASALHDELDMLKEENENLLEKLRVAEESCEEAEARVKELEKQVAALGEGVSLEAKLLSRKEAELRRREAALKEAKQAKDGTDMEILSLRSAAKNAKTEATSAADQLQEAESEVRALHSMTQRMVLTQNEMEEVVLKRCWLARYWGLAAKYGICADIAFGKFEYWSSLAPLPFEVVISAGQKAKEESWERDDSNPERGKLVQDFNDLTGEGYIESMLSVEMGLKELASLKVEDAIILALAQQRRPNSSRISVSDIKSPGDPKFTEASELSPEESEDVLFKEAWLTYFWRRAKSHGIEEEIANKRVQFWISRSVHSPTSHDVVDVEQGLMELRKLDIEQRLWEASRKEIDHNQPSALSNGRKSPMPSKKPVG is encoded by the exons ATGTCAATTCGGACCATCCCATCTGTGCCGCCTCCTAAACCATCACTCAAGACTCCAATGCCTATACCACTGATAGATCCTCCTACAAGCAAACAAAGAGAGAAAAG GTTCTCACCAGATCTAGGTCAGTTAAATTTGAAGGATGAAGGAGGTCAGCGTGAGGCTTCTGCACTTCATGATGAA CTTGATATgctaaaagaagaaaatgaaaatcttCTTGAAAAG CTCAGAGTTGCAGAAGAGAGTTGTGAAGAAGCGGAAGCTAGAGTAAAGGAGCTTGAGAAACAG GTTGCTGCTCTTGGTGAAGGAGTCTCTTTGGAAGCTAAATTGTTAAGCAG AAAGGAAGCTGAATTGCGCCGGAGAGAG GCTGCACTTAAAGAGGCAAAACAAGCAAAAGATGGTACAGATATGGAAATTTTATCCTTGAGATCTGCTGCTAAG AATGCAAAAACTGAAGCCACATCAGCTGCGGATCAGCTTCAGGAAGCTGAATCTGAAGTCAGAGCTCTGCACTCAATGACTCAGAGAATGGTTTTGACACAAAATGAAATG gaggAAGTTGTCCTTAAAAGGTGTTGGCTTGCACGTTATTGGGGTCTAGCTGCTAAGTATG GTATCTGTGCTGATATTGCATTTGGGAAGTTTGAATACTGGTCATCATTAGCACCTCTTCCTTTTGAAGTTGTCATTTCAGCTGGACAGAAGGCTAAGGAGGAAAGCTGGGAGAGAG ATGATTCCAATCCGGAGAGAGGAAAGCTTGTTCAGGACTTCAATGACCTGACAGGAGAAGGTTATATTGAGAGTATGCTATCTGTAGAAATGGGGTTGAAGGAGCTTGCTTCATTGAAG GTTGAGGATGCCATTATTCTTGCATTGGCCCAACAAAGGCGGCCAAATTCTTCTAGGATCTCTGTTTCAG ATATCAAGTCACCAGGGGATCCAAAGTTCACGGAAGCATCTG AACTAAGTCCAGAGGAATCTGAGGATGTCCTCTTCAAGGAG GCATGGCTTACTTACTTCTGGAGAAGAGCAAAATCCCACGGCATAGAGGAGGAAATAGCCAACAAACGAGTTCAATTTTGGATAAGCCGCAGTGTGCATTCACCAACTTCTCATGATGTAGTTGATG TGGAGCAAGGCTTGATGGAATTGCGGAAATTAGATATTGAGCAACGACTATGGGAGGCATCCCGCAAAGAGATTGACCACAACCAGCCTTCTGCCCTTTCCAATGGACGGAAATCTCCCATGCCATCAAAGAAACCTGTTGGGTAG
- the LOC140016817 gene encoding protein NEOXANTHIN-DEFICIENT 1-like isoform X7 yields the protein MANPPGYSEAAPYTSSILSKQRLLELSSPRSSDWLKLLGTLLVDSFSLIMMTALLGNLMRHCMEPTNILCIANNNAQWCNQSSVFMVSSVPLKHRWAARVLVNSDEACIHGQKDIGLPSQVAKFSKTVRAIAKTSETKTSGFLNMVGMFSLDGPKNSMDVQVSEMKGMEEMNICNINFSAPASELESSGWMGPLVKLSLPSFRAVLAVGGPSTTVTSSSILARLSAG from the exons ATGGCAAACCCCCCTGGGTATTCAGAGGCAG CGCCCTATACCAGCTCCATCTTGTCAAAGCAGAGACTGCTCGAGCTTTCATCCCCAAGGAGTTCAGATTGGTTGAAGCTTTTGG GTACACTCTTGGTGGATTCTTTCTCGCTAATTATGATGACAGCCCTGCTGGGAAATTTGATGAG GCACTGTATGGAACCCACCAACATCTTGTGC ATAGCAAATAACAATGCCCAGTGGTGTAATCAGAGCAGTGTTTTTATGGTATCCTCTGTTCCTTTGAAACACAGATGGGCTGCCAGGGTGCTGGTGAACAGTGATGAAGCTTGCATTCATGGACAAAAG GATATTGGACTTCCAAGCCAAGTTGCAAAATTTTCAAAG ACAGTTAGAGCAATTGCAAAGACTTCAGAAACTAAAACCAGTGGATTCCTGAATATGGTTGGCATGTTTAGTCTTGATGGCCCTAAAAATTCTATGGACGTACAAGTGTCTGAAATGAAGGGTATGGAAGAGATGAATATCTGCAACATCAACTTTAGTGCCCCTG CCTCTGAACTGGAGTCCAGCGGGTGGATGGGTCCACTTGTTAAACTGTCGCTTCCGAGCTTTAG GGCTGTGCTTGCAGTGGGCGGACCAAGTACAACCGTCACCTCCTCAAGTATTCTTGCCAGATTGAGTGCAG GGTGA
- the LOC140016817 gene encoding uncharacterized protein isoform X3, with product MANPPGYSEAAPYTSSILSKQRLLELSSPRSSDWLKLLGTLLVDSFSLIMMTALLGNLMRHCMEPTNILCIANNNAQWCNQSSVFMVSSVPLKHRWAARVLVNSDEACIHGQKDIGLPSQVAKFSKTVRAIAKTSETKTSGFLNMVGMFSLDGPKNSMDVQVSEMKGMEEMNICNINFSAPASELESSGWMGPLVKLSLPSFRAVLAVGGPSTTVTSSSILARLSAGFSLLFCMYSSCHSIFRLLAKPLLESFLPAIRRVLFQIH from the exons ATGGCAAACCCCCCTGGGTATTCAGAGGCAG CGCCCTATACCAGCTCCATCTTGTCAAAGCAGAGACTGCTCGAGCTTTCATCCCCAAGGAGTTCAGATTGGTTGAAGCTTTTGG GTACACTCTTGGTGGATTCTTTCTCGCTAATTATGATGACAGCCCTGCTGGGAAATTTGATGAG GCACTGTATGGAACCCACCAACATCTTGTGC ATAGCAAATAACAATGCCCAGTGGTGTAATCAGAGCAGTGTTTTTATGGTATCCTCTGTTCCTTTGAAACACAGATGGGCTGCCAGGGTGCTGGTGAACAGTGATGAAGCTTGCATTCATGGACAAAAG GATATTGGACTTCCAAGCCAAGTTGCAAAATTTTCAAAG ACAGTTAGAGCAATTGCAAAGACTTCAGAAACTAAAACCAGTGGATTCCTGAATATGGTTGGCATGTTTAGTCTTGATGGCCCTAAAAATTCTATGGACGTACAAGTGTCTGAAATGAAGGGTATGGAAGAGATGAATATCTGCAACATCAACTTTAGTGCCCCTG CCTCTGAACTGGAGTCCAGCGGGTGGATGGGTCCACTTGTTAAACTGTCGCTTCCGAGCTTTAG GGCTGTGCTTGCAGTGGGCGGACCAAGTACAACCGTCACCTCCTCAAGTATTCTTGCCAGATTGAGTGCAGGTTTCTCTTTGCTCTTTTGCATGTATTCGAGCTGTCATTCAATATTTAGACTGCTAGCGAAGCCATTGTTGGAGTCTTTTCTGCCTGCCATACGGAGGGTTCTTTTCCAAATACATTAA
- the LOC140016817 gene encoding uncharacterized protein isoform X4 — protein MANPPGYSEAAPYTSSILSKQRLLELSSPRSSDWLKLLGTLLVDSFSLIMMTALLGNLMRHCMEPTNILCIANNNAQWCNQSSVFMVSSVPLKHRWAARVLVNSDEACIHGQKVGIRYWTSKPSCKIFKGRIRSSNNFSLELLVLWSFWNLNLLIIFLAIFLWLQTFQWQPLNWSPAGGWVHLLNCRFRALVGGPSTTVTSSSILARLSAGFSLLFCMYSSCHSIFRLLAKPLLESFLPAIRRVLFQIH, from the exons ATGGCAAACCCCCCTGGGTATTCAGAGGCAG CGCCCTATACCAGCTCCATCTTGTCAAAGCAGAGACTGCTCGAGCTTTCATCCCCAAGGAGTTCAGATTGGTTGAAGCTTTTGG GTACACTCTTGGTGGATTCTTTCTCGCTAATTATGATGACAGCCCTGCTGGGAAATTTGATGAG GCACTGTATGGAACCCACCAACATCTTGTGC ATAGCAAATAACAATGCCCAGTGGTGTAATCAGAGCAGTGTTTTTATGGTATCCTCTGTTCCTTTGAAACACAGATGGGCTGCCAGGGTGCTGGTGAACAGTGATGAAGCTTGCATTCATGGACAAAAGGTAGGAATCA GATATTGGACTTCCAAGCCAAGTTGCAAAATTTTCAAAG GAAGAATCAGATCGTCCAACAATTTTTCACTTGAGTTGCTAGTTTTATGGAGCTTCTGGAACTTAAATCTGCTGATCATCTTTCTGGCAATTTTTTTGTGGTTGCAAACTTTTCAATGGCAGCCTCTGAACTGGAGTCCAGCGGGTGGATGGGTCCACTTGTTAAACTGTCGCTTCCGAGCTTTAG TGGGCGGACCAAGTACAACCGTCACCTCCTCAAGTATTCTTGCCAGATTGAGTGCAGGTTTCTCTTTGCTCTTTTGCATGTATTCGAGCTGTCATTCAATATTTAGACTGCTAGCGAAGCCATTGTTGGAGTCTTTTCTGCCTGCCATACGGAGGGTTCTTTTCCAAATACATTAA